A portion of the Hoylesella buccalis ATCC 35310 genome contains these proteins:
- a CDS encoding site-specific integrase: MRSTFKILFYINRQKTKADGNTAILCRITIDGKNTAITTGEECKVSEWNTKQGLTTNRKTNQRINEFRDLVEKTYRDILLKNGVVSVELIKNRLQGIATNPTTLLAMSRAELQTVQESVGRSRAEGTYLNLFYSDRNLREFVENKGVQDISIGTITEDLFEEYRFFLKKRGLKASTVNSNLCWLSRLMFRAVSKRIIRCNPFENAKYEKAEKKIRFLQKSDVMKLMAMKMNDKEAELARLMFVFSCFTGLAISDMENLEYKHIQTASDGQMYIRKERQKTKVEFIVPLHPIAETIITHCRKEPERNEVQQTVKEKGDHLVFHRDCSRSVMDAKLSIVGKACGIRQRLSFHMARHTFGTMSLSAGIPIESIAKMMGHTSISSTQVYAQVTDRKISEDMDRLIAKQSAKEKETLEREACEPSDIVTCKMEETA, from the coding sequence ATGAGAAGTACATTCAAGATACTATTTTATATCAACAGACAGAAGACAAAGGCAGACGGCAATACCGCCATTCTCTGCCGTATCACCATTGACGGAAAGAATACCGCCATTACCACAGGAGAAGAGTGTAAAGTCTCCGAGTGGAACACCAAGCAGGGTTTGACAACCAACAGGAAGACCAATCAAAGAATCAATGAGTTCAGGGATTTGGTGGAAAAGACCTATCGGGACATTCTTTTAAAGAACGGAGTTGTAAGCGTGGAACTTATCAAGAACCGCTTGCAAGGTATTGCCACCAATCCGACCACGCTCCTTGCCATGAGCAGGGCGGAACTCCAAACAGTCCAGGAAAGTGTTGGCAGATCAAGGGCAGAGGGAACTTACCTAAATCTGTTCTATTCTGACAGAAATCTCCGTGAATTTGTAGAAAACAAAGGAGTGCAGGATATATCCATCGGAACAATTACAGAGGACTTGTTCGAGGAATACCGCTTCTTTCTCAAAAAACGTGGGCTGAAAGCATCCACCGTCAACAGCAACCTCTGCTGGCTGAGCCGACTGATGTTCCGTGCGGTCAGCAAGAGAATTATCCGCTGCAATCCCTTTGAGAACGCCAAGTATGAAAAAGCAGAAAAGAAGATACGCTTTCTGCAAAAGAGCGATGTGATGAAACTTATGGCAATGAAGATGAACGACAAGGAAGCGGAGCTGGCAAGACTGATGTTTGTCTTTTCCTGCTTCACAGGCTTGGCTATCTCAGATATGGAGAATTTGGAATACAAGCATATCCAAACGGCATCGGACGGACAGATGTACATAAGAAAGGAACGTCAGAAGACCAAGGTTGAGTTCATCGTGCCGTTACATCCCATAGCGGAAACCATCATCACTCATTGCCGGAAAGAGCCGGAAAGAAACGAGGTACAGCAGACGGTGAAAGAAAAAGGCGACCACCTTGTTTTTCACCGTGATTGCAGCCGCAGTGTCATGGATGCCAAACTGAGTATTGTGGGAAAGGCTTGTGGTATTCGCCAAAGACTTTCCTTCCACATGGCAAGACATACATTCGGCACGATGAGCCTAAGCGCAGGTATTCCCATTGAGAGCATAGCCAAGATGATGGGGCATACCTCCATATCAAGCACTCAAGTCTATGCGCAGGTAACGGACAGGAAGATATCAGAGGATATGGACAGGCTCATTGCCAAGCAATCGGCAAAAGAAAAGGAAACTTTGGAGAGAGAGGCTTGTGAACCTTCGGATATTGTAACCTGTAAAATGGAGGAAACGGCATGA